One window of the Candidatus Zixiibacteriota bacterium genome contains the following:
- a CDS encoding carbon-nitrogen hydrolase family protein yields MLIKVAAVQTFLGKKLTIEEKLFIFRQRPDFICLPEYSLIDPATPDFARAALMSIEHLKYLRSLSEELSTFLVGGSVVEGEGDSLYNSSYIYNRGVFYGKYRKLNPVSGEIARGILPGDRTLIDDIDGIRIAVMICADALNPDLFRMVGGQGADIIFIPTTSAFRPGESKSEKHNRDREIYLRGAELAGAFVVKTCGVGTLFGKPLQGRSLIAAPWGILERVDIYSEATSAILTSILDIEELREFRAKRKIVTDLRFQ; encoded by the coding sequence ATGCTTATAAAAGTTGCCGCTGTTCAGACATTTTTGGGCAAGAAGCTTACTATCGAGGAGAAGCTGTTCATTTTTCGTCAGCGCCCCGACTTTATCTGTTTGCCTGAATACAGCCTTATAGACCCGGCTACTCCCGATTTCGCCCGCGCCGCTTTGATGTCGATTGAGCACCTGAAATACCTTCGCTCCCTTTCCGAAGAACTCTCCACCTTTTTGGTCGGCGGCTCGGTGGTCGAGGGAGAAGGGGACTCGCTCTACAATAGTTCGTACATTTATAACCGGGGAGTTTTTTACGGTAAATACCGCAAGTTAAATCCGGTGAGCGGTGAAATTGCTCGCGGGATTCTTCCCGGCGACCGGACCTTAATCGATGATATTGACGGCATCCGGATAGCGGTAATGATATGCGCCGACGCCTTGAATCCTGACCTCTTTCGGATGGTTGGAGGGCAAGGGGCTGATATAATTTTTATTCCGACCACCTCGGCATTTCGGCCGGGGGAATCAAAGTCGGAGAAGCACAATCGGGACCGAGAGATATATCTGCGCGGGGCGGAGCTGGCCGGGGCATTTGTGGTCAAGACCTGCGGTGTCGGAACCTTATTCGGCAAACCGCTTCAAGGACGCTCCTTGATTGCGGCGCCATGGGGAATTCTGGAGAGAGTCGATATCTATTCTGAAGCGACCTCAGCCATCCTCACTTCCATACTTGATATTGAAGAACTGCGGGAGTTTCGCGCCAAGCGCAAGATTGTCACCGACCTGCGCTTCCAATAA
- a CDS encoding FAD-binding protein: MSKLDAFIADVKQSFPDDRLTYQKGIATFHPENGAEAAALFRMANQARQQLFITGFGNQMDPFGEKFADLMTLRSDRLNTLLKVAADDFYIEVGAGYPLRELNQELSEYGLFLPHSDLPYVGSIAGAIAVGLTAQRGTQPLPLSRYLIMAEIATPTGDLIKPGSACFKSVSGFDIVKIYFSSWGMLGMIVTVTLRVLPFSIKDEYNTLVQNAIDYRKFYQLYQEPEENISARYSLRIKSKFDPKNILPLIAV, from the coding sequence GTGTCAAAACTGGATGCCTTCATTGCCGATGTTAAACAGAGTTTTCCGGATGACCGGCTTACCTATCAAAAGGGGATTGCCACTTTTCATCCGGAGAACGGCGCCGAAGCTGCGGCGCTGTTTCGTATGGCAAATCAAGCCCGGCAGCAGTTGTTTATTACCGGATTCGGCAACCAGATGGACCCGTTCGGTGAGAAATTCGCTGACCTGATGACCCTGCGCAGCGACCGTCTAAATACCCTGCTTAAAGTCGCCGCGGATGATTTCTATATCGAAGTCGGCGCCGGATATCCTCTTCGTGAACTGAACCAGGAACTTTCGGAATACGGCTTATTTCTACCTCATAGCGACCTGCCGTATGTCGGCTCTATCGCCGGCGCGATTGCTGTCGGCCTTACCGCTCAGCGCGGAACGCAACCGCTTCCCTTGAGCCGTTATCTAATCATGGCCGAAATCGCCACTCCCACCGGCGATCTGATAAAACCGGGCTCGGCCTGTTTCAAATCTGTCTCCGGATTCGATATTGTCAAAATCTATTTTTCTTCCTGGGGCATGCTGGGGATGATTGTCACGGTGACTTTGCGAGTGCTCCCCTTTTCTATCAAAGATGAGTATAATACTCTGGTGCAGAATGCTATCGACTATCGCAAATTCTATCAGTTGTACCAGGAGCCTGAGGAGAATATCTCCGCTCGATACTCTCTCAGAATCAAATCAAAGTTTGACCCCAAAAATATTCTCCCGCTAATTGCTGTGTAA
- the groL gene encoding chaperonin GroEL (60 kDa chaperone family; promotes refolding of misfolded polypeptides especially under stressful conditions; forms two stacked rings of heptamers to form a barrel-shaped 14mer; ends can be capped by GroES; misfolded proteins enter the barrel where they are refolded when GroES binds) codes for MAKLIEYDAQAREKLKRGVDKLADAVKVTLGPKGRNVILDKKFGSPTVTKDGVSVAKEIELEDHFENMGAQMLKEVASKTSDVAGDGTTTATVLAQAIYREGIKSVTAGVNPMALKRGIDFAVEKVVGEIRKISQPVAGDLNKIRQVGTISANNDKGIGDKIAEAMDKVGKDGVITVEESKTIETTLEVVEGMQFDRGYVSPYFVTDADNMEAVLEDALILIHDKKISTMKDLLPILEKVAQMGRPLLIISEDIEGEALATLVVNKLRGTLKVGAVKAPGFGDRRKAMLEDIAVLTGGKVISEELGFKLENTVVSDLGRAKKVVVDKDNTTIVEGAGNTNDIKARIGQIRRQIEETTSDYDREKLQERLAKLAGGVAVINVGAATETEMKEKKARVEDALHATRAAVEEGIVPGGGVVFLRAMKALEGLKMSDDEMIGVNIIRKALEEPIRQIASNAGVEGSIVVDKVIRENGAFGYNAETGTYEDMIKAGVIDPTKVARTALENAASIGGLLLTTEAIITEKPEEKKAAPAMPGGGGYGDMY; via the coding sequence ATGGCTAAACTGATTGAATATGATGCGCAAGCGCGCGAGAAACTTAAAAGAGGAGTCGATAAACTGGCGGATGCCGTCAAGGTGACTCTGGGTCCCAAAGGGCGCAATGTTATTCTGGATAAGAAATTCGGGTCACCGACGGTAACCAAAGATGGTGTCTCGGTCGCCAAAGAGATTGAGCTGGAAGACCACTTTGAGAATATGGGCGCTCAGATGCTCAAGGAAGTGGCTTCGAAAACTTCTGATGTTGCCGGTGACGGCACCACCACCGCGACTGTATTGGCGCAGGCTATTTATCGCGAAGGGATTAAATCGGTAACCGCCGGGGTGAATCCGATGGCGCTCAAGCGCGGGATTGACTTCGCCGTGGAGAAAGTTGTCGGCGAAATCCGCAAGATTTCCCAGCCGGTTGCCGGAGACCTCAACAAGATTCGGCAGGTCGGCACTATTTCCGCCAACAACGACAAGGGAATCGGCGACAAGATTGCCGAGGCGATGGATAAAGTCGGCAAAGACGGTGTCATCACAGTCGAAGAGTCCAAGACAATTGAGACTACTCTGGAAGTAGTCGAAGGGATGCAGTTCGACCGCGGTTATGTTTCCCCGTATTTTGTAACTGATGCCGACAATATGGAAGCGGTTCTGGAAGATGCCTTGATTCTGATTCATGACAAGAAGATCTCGACTATGAAAGACCTTCTTCCGATTCTGGAAAAAGTCGCCCAGATGGGCCGCCCGCTGCTGATTATTTCCGAAGATATCGAAGGTGAAGCGCTGGCAACGCTGGTTGTCAATAAACTGCGCGGCACCCTGAAAGTAGGGGCGGTAAAAGCTCCCGGCTTTGGCGACCGGAGAAAGGCGATGCTCGAGGATATCGCAGTTCTGACCGGCGGCAAAGTTATTTCCGAAGAGCTCGGATTCAAGCTGGAAAATACGGTCGTGTCCGATTTGGGTCGCGCCAAGAAAGTCGTGGTGGATAAGGACAACACTACTATCGTCGAAGGCGCCGGTAACACCAATGATATCAAAGCCCGCATCGGCCAGATTAGACGTCAGATTGAAGAGACCACCTCGGACTACGACCGGGAGAAACTGCAGGAGCGTCTTGCTAAACTTGCCGGCGGTGTGGCGGTCATAAATGTCGGCGCCGCTACCGAGACGGAAATGAAAGAGAAGAAAGCCCGTGTCGAGGATGCGCTGCACGCCACCCGGGCAGCCGTTGAAGAGGGAATTGTTCCCGGCGGCGGTGTTGTCTTCCTGAGAGCAATGAAGGCTCTGGAGGGGTTAAAAATGTCCGACGATGAGATGATTGGCGTCAATATAATACGCAAGGCGCTGGAAGAGCCGATTCGTCAGATTGCCAGCAATGCCGGTGTCGAAGGCTCCATTGTCGTGGACAAAGTTATCCGCGAAAACGGGGCGTTCGGATATAACGCCGAAACCGGCACCTATGAAGATATGATTAAAGCCGGCGTCATTGACCCGACCAAAGTAGCCCGCACGGCTCTGGAAAATGCCGCTTCTATCGGCGGTCTTCTGCTGACCACGGAAGCGATTATTACAGAAAAGCCGGAAGAGAAGAAGGCTGCGCCGGCAATGCCGGGCGGCGGCGGTTACGGTGACATGTATTAA
- the groES gene encoding co-chaperone GroES: MMVKPLADRVVVKPVEMAEVKKGGIIIPDTAKEKPQEGEVMEVGPGRTTEDGKKVPMEVKKGDRVLYGKYSGTEVTLDGSEFLIMRESDILAIVSK, from the coding sequence ATGATGGTGAAACCATTGGCCGACCGTGTCGTGGTAAAGCCGGTCGAGATGGCGGAAGTGAAAAAGGGCGGTATCATTATACCGGATACAGCCAAAGAGAAACCGCAAGAGGGTGAAGTGATGGAAGTCGGTCCGGGACGGACCACGGAAGACGGCAAGAAAGTTCCGATGGAAGTCAAGAAAGGGGACCGCGTTCTTTATGGCAAATATTCCGGGACAGAAGTTACCCTGGACGGTTCAGAATTCCTGATTATGCGTGAGTCTGATATTCTCGCTATAGTTTCCAAATAA